A section of the Bifidobacterium sp. ESL0728 genome encodes:
- the gdhA gene encoding NADP-specific glutamate dehydrogenase gives MLTNDYVKRVYAQVEKRDGDQPEFLQAVREVFETLEPVVEKHPEYEKNGILERLVEPERAIKFRVAWVDDEGKVQVNRGYRIQFNSAIGPYKGGLRLHPTVTESVIKFLGFEQVLKNSLTGLPMGGAKGGSDFDPKGRSDGEVMRFCQAFMTELQRHIGQFTDVPAGDINVGAREIGYMFGQYKRIRNEYSGVLTGKGLEFGGSLARTEATGYGLCYYTAAALRTLKNDSFKGKTVVISGSGNVAIFAIEKAQEMGAKVVTCSDSNGYVYDPNGIKLDVVKDIKLGHRGRIKEYADRVSGAEYHEGSKGVWTVPCDIALPCATQNEVDGESAAALVKNGCKVVCEGANMPSTPEAIETYQKAGLLYGPAKASNAGGVAVSGLEMSQNSYRLSWTFEEVDAKLKDIMENIVANCLAAAKEYGHEGDLMLGANAAGFVKVANAMVAQGVC, from the coding sequence ATGCTGACCAATGACTATGTCAAGCGCGTATATGCGCAGGTTGAGAAGCGCGACGGCGACCAGCCGGAGTTCCTGCAGGCCGTCCGTGAGGTCTTCGAGACTTTGGAGCCGGTTGTCGAAAAGCACCCGGAATATGAGAAGAACGGCATCCTCGAGCGCCTGGTCGAACCCGAGCGCGCCATCAAGTTCCGCGTCGCCTGGGTCGACGACGAAGGCAAGGTGCAGGTCAACCGCGGCTACCGCATCCAGTTCAACTCCGCCATCGGGCCCTACAAGGGCGGCCTTCGCCTGCACCCGACCGTCACCGAATCCGTCATCAAGTTCCTCGGCTTTGAGCAGGTGCTGAAGAACTCGCTGACCGGCCTGCCTATGGGCGGCGCCAAGGGCGGCTCCGACTTTGACCCGAAGGGCCGTAGCGACGGCGAGGTCATGCGCTTCTGCCAGGCCTTCATGACCGAGTTGCAGCGCCACATCGGCCAGTTCACCGACGTTCCCGCCGGCGACATCAACGTGGGCGCGCGCGAGATCGGCTACATGTTCGGCCAGTACAAGCGCATCCGCAACGAGTATTCCGGCGTGCTGACCGGCAAGGGCCTTGAGTTCGGCGGCTCGCTCGCCCGCACCGAAGCGACCGGCTATGGTCTTTGCTATTACACCGCCGCCGCTTTGCGCACGTTGAAAAACGATTCTTTCAAAGGCAAGACCGTTGTGATTTCCGGCTCCGGCAACGTCGCCATCTTCGCCATCGAAAAGGCGCAGGAAATGGGCGCGAAGGTCGTCACCTGCTCTGATTCCAACGGCTATGTCTACGATCCGAACGGCATCAAGCTCGACGTGGTCAAGGACATCAAGCTCGGCCACCGTGGCCGTATCAAGGAATACGCAGACCGTGTTTCTGGTGCCGAATATCACGAAGGCAGCAAGGGTGTTTGGACCGTTCCTTGCGACATCGCGCTGCCTTGCGCCACCCAGAACGAGGTCGACGGCGAATCCGCGGCCGCGCTGGTAAAGAACGGCTGCAAGGTCGTCTGCGAGGGCGCGAACATGCCGTCCACGCCTGAAGCCATCGAGACCTATCAGAAGGCCGGCCTGCTCTACGGACCCGCCAAGGCCTCCAACGCCGGCGGCGTCGCCGTCTCCGGCCTTGAGATGAGCCAGAACTCCTACCGTCTTTCCTGGACGTTCGAAGAGGTCGACGCCAAGCTCAAGGACATCATGGAGAATATCGTCGCCAACTGCCTGGCCGCCGCCAAGGAATACGGCCACGAAGGCGATCTGATGCTCGGCGCCAACGCCGCCGGCTTCGTCAAGGTCGCCAACGCCATGGTCGCCCAAGGCGTCTGCTGA
- the mscL gene encoding large conductance mechanosensitive channel protein MscL, producing the protein MFKGFKKFISRGNMIDMAVGVVMGAAVTAVVNSIVNNLINPLIAMIFGKPNMNNLLTVTFNHSTISFGAILGALLNFLMIAVAVYFCILVPINKFRDMSESIFKKKDDEEEKKEIGTDQQTVDLLKEISEELKDIKSGEKSANQVEKSGEDQTEKQ; encoded by the coding sequence ATGTTCAAAGGGTTCAAGAAATTCATCTCTCGCGGCAACATGATCGACATGGCCGTCGGCGTGGTTATGGGCGCCGCGGTGACCGCCGTGGTCAACTCGATCGTCAACAATCTCATCAACCCGTTGATCGCCATGATTTTCGGCAAGCCCAACATGAACAACCTGCTGACCGTTACCTTCAACCACTCCACCATTTCCTTCGGTGCGATCCTGGGCGCGCTGCTCAACTTCCTGATGATTGCGGTCGCCGTCTATTTCTGCATCCTCGTGCCGATCAACAAGTTCCGTGACATGTCGGAGTCAATCTTCAAAAAGAAGGATGACGAGGAGGAGAAGAAGGAGATCGGCACCGACCAGCAGACCGTCGATTTGCTCAAGGAGATTTCCGAGGAGCTCAAAGACATCAAATCCGGCGAGAAAAGCGCAAACCAAGTCGAGAAAAGCGGTGAAGACCAAACCGAAAAGCAGTAG
- a CDS encoding helix-turn-helix domain-containing protein: MFDRNDLLKDGKLSNVRFEKVGNESLRTNNVNATDYSSPRPNGAGGAESVGNTRIHIANGTGKVAARSAIFPEVSFSHMTMPATVMEWKREGATAKMATMTFLLHGHVEISTADNKILKRRPGVFLIPPETGDVVFKTTVPANELIGVSLSSRLFATILPDYKTYSMMGQNSKLDVVSLQPLLAFVVSACNLNNQHSQMVDTLETVANDVARSLLIACFGQGMSVMPLIERVRKYVAENYTDSALSVTKTAEHENVSVRTVQLALQEADTNFTALVRRARTEAALELRKSQPSLTLMEIGDRCGFGSVSSLRRALKIHEEMEDDEGEE, encoded by the coding sequence ATGTTTGATCGTAACGATTTGCTAAAGGACGGAAAGCTCAGCAATGTGCGTTTCGAGAAAGTTGGCAATGAATCGTTGCGTACCAACAACGTGAACGCAACCGACTACTCCTCCCCCAGGCCGAACGGCGCCGGCGGGGCCGAATCCGTGGGCAATACCCGGATCCACATCGCCAACGGGACGGGCAAGGTCGCGGCGCGATCCGCGATTTTCCCGGAAGTCAGTTTCTCGCATATGACCATGCCGGCCACGGTGATGGAATGGAAGCGCGAGGGGGCCACGGCCAAGATGGCCACGATGACCTTCCTGCTCCACGGTCACGTCGAAATCAGCACGGCCGACAACAAGATCCTGAAGCGTCGCCCCGGCGTTTTCCTCATCCCTCCCGAAACGGGTGATGTCGTTTTCAAAACTACCGTACCGGCCAACGAGCTCATCGGTGTAAGCCTTTCCTCGCGCCTTTTCGCAACGATTCTGCCGGACTATAAAACTTATTCGATGATGGGGCAGAATTCCAAGCTTGACGTCGTTTCGTTGCAGCCGTTGCTCGCTTTCGTGGTGAGCGCCTGCAATCTGAACAACCAGCATTCGCAGATGGTCGACACGTTGGAAACCGTGGCCAACGACGTCGCGCGCTCGCTTCTGATCGCCTGCTTCGGCCAGGGTATGAGCGTGATGCCGTTGATTGAACGGGTGCGCAAATACGTCGCCGAAAACTACACCGATTCCGCATTGAGCGTCACCAAAACGGCCGAGCACGAGAACGTTTCCGTGCGTACCGTCCAGCTTGCGTTGCAGGAGGCGGACACCAATTTCACCGCACTAGTCCGCCGTGCCCGCACCGAAGCGGCACTGGAGCTGCGCAAAAGCCAGCCGTCACTCACGTTGATGGAAATCGGCGACCGCTGCGGGTTCGGTTCCGTCTCGTCGCTGCGCCGCGCGTTGAAGATTCACGAAGAGATGGAAGACGACGAAGGCGAAGAGTAG
- a CDS encoding CshA/CshB family fibrillar adhesin-related protein produces the protein MAFANHANALPATGGNGRMGTAINWVEWGAKDAVISGSKVTWTKPVQAGPSKWMSTRCSLVPTAGATDALSSSKTVTVYTPGSYGGDGLGQMYFDGGPGYANTMKIGLATTNDAEKVTFDFSCSAYLIDSSTDPSGNLNDSTNTSGSGFLNVPLQGLVFADAESNNWTYYQKEYIKATPQNGANPAWRLLDSYRTPGCTTNSVAELKGSTMRFRSDGGQCSNSGGTGPSSTMFLQGSTSATVTLKGGGKTAVALGSIVSSDFGDAPESFGVAGSMFQPSWQGGELGNGDIPSTDYATQDSNDPDNSMVGGKLFNLSAAKDGVGSNPNLLANTAAPSPRLGAHEDGEASPHFDADADWDDLNGDSAFASAPGDVVNDEDGVDIPSSTHAINVMPGADGTFSQKVRCYGTGDVRGWIDWNHDGQFEAAQATSNAQREAEASNQVACTADSSSSTGYSATLTWILPGDAKRQISGDGTPSYMRLRITNQTDPGTGNIINMQPTGMTSGSGEVEDYKADVHVPTLSVLTNIVGDRKHPSDQFNMTVHVTSTGAQINNVTTTGSDNGVQHVQVGPRSVGPGYQYTLASDLASGSTSVAADYTTSVKCADFANHNADVPIGSDGKMTMPVNYDSDVRCIFLKTSSPDPALTMTTLVHNNHGGTKQAGDFTFTATSDDGNPAHVYNYESASGSDSHTVAPGNYTIEGSPVPAGYKDNGITYTDENGNTLTLAAAKLALAQGHKAFGVRVLEDVPGKLTLKTEVDNANGGTATPNDFHFGVTPDGGNETDTVIYNEGDQKEVSATKYTVAGSALPGYDQVGDITYTDDVTHLQLTPVAAQIAIANGQSVTGVRKVASKPANLTIKTVVRGGSAVPSDFPVTATPTGGSAVSMPDSVSHDFPGNHYEVATDLSARPGYTISSPLNCVLNNSVQLPLVSGKVPLDYGQNVVCTQEVTPGRAHLTLSTVVQGDGTATPNDFDFTVTPAGGSGQNYKEGVSQDAPAGNFTVVGSDKPDYEQVGDIVYHKDSDPSVTLTLAQAQAAIADGESVSGVRTVKSHQPVLTVKLVRNYRYGGTAAGDGSQISLVPQTGSAQDVTLDTARHVASGTYSIKQLLNAGYKQTDIQVKLDDGTPVTVAADGTFVVPQDKNVIVTVTNEDEPGTVEWSRFDQDGKTLLPGSTWHLSGPNNASIDVTDCTAGPCTGIDQDPTPGKFKVPNLPWGEWTITEVTPPAGHELTKPVTLPLNPTDGLLQHAQFQNGKKPVVTPGAQQPPAQAARPLQPQPQPQPRPRPQQHSAPVLSATGSAVAMIATFAAGLLMLAFGIVTVGASRKGRHARHA, from the coding sequence GTGGCGTTCGCAAACCACGCCAACGCGCTTCCCGCGACCGGCGGCAACGGACGGATGGGCACGGCCATCAACTGGGTCGAATGGGGGGCGAAAGACGCCGTCATCTCCGGTTCGAAAGTGACCTGGACCAAGCCGGTGCAGGCGGGCCCGAGCAAGTGGATGTCGACCAGATGCTCGCTCGTGCCGACCGCAGGAGCAACCGATGCGCTTTCGTCGTCCAAAACGGTGACGGTCTACACCCCGGGCTCTTACGGCGGCGATGGCTTGGGCCAGATGTATTTTGACGGCGGTCCCGGTTACGCCAACACCATGAAAATCGGCCTCGCGACCACCAACGATGCCGAAAAGGTGACATTCGACTTCAGCTGCTCCGCCTATCTGATCGACTCGAGCACCGACCCGAGCGGCAATCTCAACGATTCCACCAATACCAGTGGCAGCGGATTCCTCAACGTCCCGCTGCAGGGCCTGGTCTTCGCCGACGCCGAGTCCAACAACTGGACGTATTACCAAAAGGAATACATCAAGGCCACCCCACAGAATGGCGCCAACCCTGCTTGGAGGCTCCTCGACAGCTACCGCACTCCAGGTTGCACCACCAATTCCGTGGCCGAACTCAAAGGCAGCACCATGCGCTTCCGTTCCGACGGCGGCCAGTGCTCCAACTCCGGCGGCACAGGCCCGTCCTCGACGATGTTCCTGCAAGGCTCCACCAGCGCCACGGTGACGCTTAAGGGCGGCGGCAAGACGGCCGTGGCTTTGGGCAGCATCGTCTCTTCCGATTTCGGCGACGCGCCGGAAAGCTTTGGCGTGGCCGGCTCCATGTTCCAGCCCTCCTGGCAGGGCGGCGAGCTTGGCAACGGCGACATTCCCAGCACCGATTACGCCACCCAGGACTCGAACGATCCCGACAACAGCATGGTCGGCGGCAAGCTTTTCAACCTTTCCGCGGCCAAGGACGGAGTGGGAAGCAATCCGAACCTGCTTGCCAACACCGCCGCACCGAGCCCTCGACTTGGTGCCCACGAGGATGGCGAAGCCTCACCGCATTTCGATGCCGACGCCGATTGGGATGATCTCAATGGCGACTCCGCCTTCGCCTCGGCCCCCGGCGACGTGGTCAACGACGAGGATGGCGTCGATATCCCGAGCTCCACCCACGCCATCAACGTGATGCCCGGCGCGGACGGCACGTTCAGCCAGAAAGTGCGCTGTTACGGCACCGGCGATGTGCGAGGCTGGATCGATTGGAACCATGACGGCCAGTTTGAGGCGGCTCAGGCGACGTCAAATGCCCAGCGAGAAGCCGAGGCCAGCAATCAGGTGGCCTGCACCGCCGATTCCAGCTCGTCCACGGGTTACTCCGCAACGTTGACGTGGATATTGCCCGGTGACGCCAAGCGCCAGATTTCAGGCGATGGGACACCATCCTACATGCGTTTACGTATTACAAACCAGACGGATCCGGGAACCGGCAATATCATCAATATGCAGCCGACCGGTATGACCAGCGGTTCCGGCGAGGTGGAGGATTACAAGGCCGATGTACACGTCCCCACGCTGAGTGTGCTCACCAATATCGTCGGCGATCGCAAGCACCCCAGCGATCAGTTCAACATGACGGTGCACGTCACCAGTACCGGCGCACAAATCAACAACGTGACCACCACCGGCAGTGACAACGGCGTGCAGCATGTGCAGGTCGGACCCAGAAGCGTCGGTCCGGGCTACCAGTACACCCTCGCTTCCGACCTCGCCAGCGGTTCCACCAGCGTTGCGGCAGATTACACCACGTCGGTCAAATGCGCCGACTTTGCCAACCACAACGCCGACGTCCCGATTGGCAGCGATGGCAAAATGACCATGCCGGTCAACTATGACTCCGACGTGCGATGCATATTCCTGAAGACCTCATCGCCCGATCCGGCGTTGACGATGACCACATTGGTGCACAACAACCACGGCGGCACCAAGCAGGCCGGCGATTTCACCTTCACCGCGACCAGCGATGACGGCAATCCCGCCCACGTATACAACTACGAGAGCGCCAGCGGCAGCGATTCACATACCGTGGCCCCCGGAAACTATACGATTGAAGGATCTCCCGTTCCCGCAGGCTATAAAGACAACGGCATCACCTATACGGACGAAAACGGCAATACGCTCACGTTGGCTGCTGCCAAACTCGCCCTCGCGCAAGGTCACAAGGCGTTCGGCGTACGTGTGCTGGAGGATGTGCCCGGCAAGCTGACGCTCAAGACAGAGGTCGACAACGCCAACGGCGGCACCGCCACACCCAATGATTTCCACTTCGGTGTCACTCCTGACGGCGGCAACGAAACTGATACGGTCATTTACAACGAAGGCGACCAGAAAGAGGTCTCCGCGACCAAGTACACAGTCGCCGGTTCCGCGCTTCCCGGCTACGATCAGGTCGGCGACATCACGTATACCGATGACGTTACCCATCTGCAGTTGACACCGGTCGCCGCGCAGATCGCCATCGCCAACGGCCAGTCCGTCACCGGCGTGCGCAAGGTGGCCAGCAAACCGGCGAATCTCACGATCAAGACCGTGGTTCGTGGCGGCAGTGCGGTCCCCTCCGACTTCCCGGTGACGGCCACCCCGACCGGCGGCTCGGCGGTTTCCATGCCCGACAGCGTCTCCCACGACTTCCCCGGCAACCACTACGAGGTCGCCACCGACCTGAGCGCGCGCCCGGGCTACACCATCAGCAGCCCCTTGAACTGTGTGCTGAACAACTCCGTGCAGCTGCCTCTGGTGAGTGGCAAGGTGCCGCTCGACTACGGCCAGAACGTCGTTTGCACCCAGGAAGTCACGCCGGGTAGGGCTCACCTGACCCTCTCGACGGTGGTTCAGGGCGACGGCACCGCCACCCCGAACGATTTCGACTTCACGGTCACCCCGGCCGGCGGCAGCGGGCAGAACTATAAGGAAGGCGTCTCGCAGGACGCGCCTGCCGGCAACTTCACCGTGGTCGGTTCGGATAAGCCCGATTACGAGCAGGTCGGCGACATCGTCTACCACAAGGACAGCGACCCCAGCGTCACGCTGACCTTGGCTCAGGCGCAGGCCGCGATTGCCGACGGCGAGAGCGTTTCCGGTGTCCGCACGGTGAAAAGCCACCAGCCCGTCCTGACCGTCAAGCTCGTGCGCAACTATCGCTACGGCGGCACCGCGGCGGGCGACGGCTCGCAGATCAGCCTGGTCCCGCAAACCGGTTCCGCGCAGGACGTCACGCTCGATACGGCCAGGCACGTCGCTTCCGGCACGTATTCGATCAAGCAGCTTCTGAACGCGGGCTACAAGCAGACCGACATTCAAGTCAAGCTTGACGATGGCACGCCGGTCACGGTCGCTGCCGACGGCACGTTCGTCGTTCCGCAAGACAAGAACGTCATCGTCACCGTGACGAACGAGGACGAGCCGGGAACGGTGGAATGGTCCCGCTTCGACCAAGACGGCAAGACGCTGCTGCCGGGTTCGACCTGGCATCTGAGCGGCCCGAACAACGCCAGCATCGATGTCACCGATTGCACCGCCGGGCCATGCACCGGCATCGACCAGGACCCGACGCCCGGCAAGTTCAAGGTTCCGAACCTCCCGTGGGGCGAATGGACGATCACCGAGGTCACGCCTCCGGCCGGCCATGAGCTCACCAAGCCGGTGACACTGCCCCTGAACCCGACCGACGGGCTTTTGCAGCACGCGCAGTTCCAGAACGGCAAGAAGCCGGTCGTCACGCCCGGTGCCCAGCAGCCGCCGGCTCAGGCCGCCCGGCCATTACAGCCTCAGCCTCAGCCTCAGCCCCGACCTCGGCCGCAGCAGCATTCTGCGCCAGTGCTTTCCGCGACAGGTTCGGCCGTCGCCATGATTGCCACGTTCGCTGCAGGCCTGCTGATGTTGGCATTCGGCATCGTGACGGTTGGAGCTTCCAGGAAAGGACGCCACGCACGTCATGCGTAA
- a CDS encoding CshA/CshB family fibrillar adhesin-related protein, which yields MFRHRGLAKFAGVVGAAAMALTGAIAFTNSANAVSATDGNGRMSPSINWVEWGNAKDEITTSKTTWTTPVKAGDNTWLATRCDIQPVGGDSDSLSSDHAVTVYRPGSWYGDGLSQMYYTSGSGSGNTMNIGLANKDDAEKVTFDFSCAAYKIDSSTEPTLTPTTSVSGYTNINLQGLVFADAESNNWTSYQQEYIKATPKSSLPSTTASWRVLDSHRTDGCTTNSVAEMKGDTVRFRSDGGQCGNSGGTGPSSVMFLQNSESARVTLKGGGKTAVALGSIAATDFGDAPAGIDDPNVNYGIAGSLLQPNWKGGKLGTDVTGTTYSKDPLDPDTSMVGGTLFNLSKAKDDFSSTKPTLASFDQPTPRLGATEDSEVRSHPTGGDLTDFEDNADWDDKNGDSNTTVGTADVNDEDGVAIPTDTKAIKVKPSWAGSTGKFTQKVRCYGTGDVRGWIDWNRNGHFDDVEATANTDKDAEASDQVQCAADPIDTVTGYSATLTWIVPGDSKRQIGSETKSSYMRLRITDDAGTGPHGIVDMQAKGLTTSGEVEDYKADVHIPSLTILTSIGGNRKDINDQFNQSIKDSSDNPIVDIPDVPTTGTVSGLQPTTNGPVSVGPNQTFHISDDVTGGTSHVGDYTSTPTCLDISKTPAKPVTVTAGVMTMPPDFDANVQCTFTKNVAAAQSITINTIVNNNHGGQKTGDDFPTTVTDNSSYNQVYQSDDTSGSISKTLPAAGTYQIIPAAPGTGYHQVGDITYTDSDSGAALTPVAAGIAIAAHQHVVVTRVLEDEPAKLTLKTVVDNTYGGTATSNDFDFTVIPDGKSAADGVKYVEGVQQTTAAGKYSITGSDKPGYSQDGPIAYHDDTANVDLTETAAKIALANGHSVTGVRTVRSNPANLTVTTHIEGGGNATIDDFPVTATLTGGSVASMPNSTAKTVASGTYTIVTDMSAQPGYKVTDELACVVNGAAPVDVNDTKVALLNGQNVVCEQTVAPQSDPTLTFETQVLGNGKAKPGDFNFAVTPSGGSATTYTQGKAQVPGSTDFTVTGSNKAGYAQVGDIVYYANDDTARAHPMTLAQAQQALRNGRSVTGVRQVKPTSIKVHVDRDYRYGGTEAGDGSKITVNPASGTSFDLALDEQEDIAPGTFSVRQFLNAGYKLNDIKVTANGAPVKLNADGSFAVNLGDEVVVTLKNVDEPGTLKWSRFDKDGKTLLSGSKWRLNGPDGQTLDVEDCTAEVCTGLDQDPTPGEFSVTGLKWGDWTITETVAPAGHELSKPLPLTLNPAEGKYGLLKTGVFQDGKSADVTPGAKPVSEDGAKPAPGDNAKPAPGDGAKPAPGDGVKPKQNAKKSGPQLSDTGSDIAVVVMIAFATLALGFVIATGTAKALRRREE from the coding sequence ATGTTCAGACACAGAGGTTTAGCGAAATTTGCCGGTGTGGTCGGTGCGGCTGCCATGGCCCTTACCGGTGCCATAGCCTTCACCAATTCGGCCAACGCGGTTTCGGCCACGGACGGCAATGGCCGCATGAGCCCCAGCATCAACTGGGTTGAGTGGGGCAATGCGAAAGATGAAATCACCACTTCGAAGACAACCTGGACCACACCGGTCAAGGCCGGCGACAACACATGGCTCGCGACGCGGTGTGATATCCAGCCGGTCGGAGGCGACTCTGATTCGTTGTCAAGCGACCATGCGGTCACGGTGTACCGGCCTGGCAGCTGGTATGGAGACGGCCTTTCCCAGATGTATTACACAAGTGGCAGCGGTTCGGGCAATACGATGAATATCGGCTTGGCCAACAAGGACGATGCTGAGAAAGTTACTTTCGACTTCAGCTGTGCCGCCTATAAGATTGATTCGTCCACTGAACCCACGCTTACGCCGACAACCAGCGTCAGCGGCTATACCAACATCAATTTGCAGGGCCTGGTGTTCGCGGACGCCGAGTCCAACAACTGGACTTCTTACCAGCAGGAATACATCAAGGCCACTCCGAAGAGCAGTCTTCCCAGCACCACCGCATCCTGGCGTGTGCTCGACAGCCACCGTACCGACGGCTGCACCACCAACTCCGTGGCGGAGATGAAGGGCGACACCGTGCGCTTCCGCTCCGATGGCGGCCAGTGCGGCAATTCCGGAGGAACCGGCCCATCTTCGGTCATGTTCCTGCAAAATTCGGAAAGCGCCCGCGTTACGCTCAAGGGTGGCGGCAAGACCGCTGTTGCCCTCGGCAGCATCGCGGCGACCGATTTCGGCGATGCTCCGGCCGGTATCGACGACCCCAATGTCAATTACGGGATTGCAGGTTCGTTGCTCCAGCCGAATTGGAAGGGCGGCAAGCTGGGAACGGACGTGACTGGTACCACCTATTCAAAGGATCCGCTCGATCCGGACACCAGCATGGTCGGCGGCACGCTGTTCAACCTTTCCAAGGCCAAGGATGATTTCTCCTCGACGAAGCCGACACTTGCCTCGTTTGATCAACCGACGCCGCGTTTGGGCGCCACCGAGGATTCCGAGGTGCGCTCGCACCCCACCGGTGGTGATCTGACCGATTTCGAGGACAACGCCGACTGGGACGACAAGAACGGCGACTCGAACACCACCGTGGGCACCGCGGACGTCAACGACGAGGATGGTGTTGCTATTCCGACGGACACCAAGGCCATCAAGGTCAAGCCCAGCTGGGCCGGCTCAACTGGCAAATTCACGCAGAAGGTGCGTTGCTACGGCACCGGCGATGTGCGCGGCTGGATTGACTGGAACCGTAATGGTCACTTTGATGATGTAGAGGCGACGGCCAATACGGACAAAGATGCGGAAGCCAGCGACCAAGTGCAATGCGCTGCCGATCCGATCGATACTGTCACTGGTTATTCGGCCACATTGACATGGATTGTGCCTGGTGATTCCAAGCGCCAGATTGGTTCCGAGACCAAATCCTCTTACATGCGTCTGCGCATCACCGATGATGCCGGCACTGGACCCCACGGCATCGTCGATATGCAGGCGAAGGGCCTGACCACCTCCGGCGAAGTCGAGGACTACAAGGCCGATGTGCACATTCCGTCATTGACGATTCTGACGAGTATCGGTGGTAATCGCAAGGACATCAACGATCAGTTCAATCAGTCCATCAAGGATTCAAGCGACAATCCAATCGTCGATATTCCCGATGTACCGACGACCGGAACCGTTTCCGGCTTGCAACCGACGACGAATGGTCCCGTCAGCGTCGGACCGAACCAAACGTTCCATATCAGTGATGATGTGACTGGTGGTACCAGTCATGTGGGTGATTACACTTCAACGCCCACATGTTTGGATATCTCCAAGACCCCGGCCAAACCTGTTACTGTCACCGCAGGCGTGATGACCATGCCGCCCGATTTTGATGCGAACGTGCAGTGCACGTTTACCAAGAACGTGGCGGCCGCCCAGTCCATCACGATCAACACCATTGTCAATAACAATCATGGTGGCCAAAAGACCGGTGACGACTTCCCCACTACCGTTACGGATAACAGCAGTTACAACCAAGTTTATCAAAGTGATGATACGTCCGGAAGTATCTCCAAGACGCTCCCTGCTGCGGGAACCTACCAAATTATTCCGGCTGCACCGGGGACTGGATACCATCAGGTCGGTGACATCACCTACACGGATTCCGATTCAGGTGCGGCGCTCACTCCGGTCGCTGCTGGTATTGCCATAGCTGCGCACCAGCATGTGGTGGTGACACGTGTCCTTGAGGATGAGCCGGCCAAGCTGACGCTCAAGACCGTGGTGGACAACACCTACGGCGGCACGGCGACGTCGAACGACTTCGACTTCACGGTGATTCCTGACGGCAAGAGCGCCGCCGACGGCGTGAAGTACGTGGAAGGTGTTCAGCAGACGACTGCTGCCGGAAAGTACAGCATTACCGGTTCCGATAAGCCTGGATATTCACAGGACGGCCCCATCGCCTATCACGATGACACCGCAAACGTGGATCTTACCGAAACTGCCGCGAAGATTGCGCTCGCGAACGGCCATTCCGTCACCGGTGTGCGCACGGTGCGTTCCAACCCGGCGAACCTGACGGTCACCACCCATATTGAAGGCGGCGGCAATGCGACAATCGACGACTTCCCCGTGACGGCAACGCTTACGGGAGGTTCGGTCGCCTCGATGCCGAACAGCACGGCAAAGACCGTCGCTTCTGGCACCTACACCATCGTTACGGATATGAGCGCGCAGCCCGGCTACAAAGTGACCGATGAATTGGCCTGCGTGGTCAACGGCGCCGCTCCGGTTGATGTCAACGACACCAAGGTCGCCCTGCTCAACGGCCAGAATGTGGTCTGCGAGCAGACCGTGGCCCCGCAAAGCGACCCGACCCTGACCTTCGAAACGCAAGTGCTGGGTAACGGCAAGGCCAAGCCCGGCGACTTCAACTTCGCGGTGACGCCGTCCGGCGGTTCCGCGACCACCTACACGCAAGGCAAGGCCCAGGTTCCGGGATCGACTGATTTCACGGTGACCGGCTCCAACAAGGCGGGCTATGCGCAGGTGGGCGACATCGTCTACTACGCCAACGACGACACCGCCCGCGCGCATCCGATGACCTTGGCCCAAGCCCAGCAGGCGTTGCGCAACGGTCGCAGCGTGACCGGCGTCCGTCAGGTCAAGCCGACGAGCATCAAGGTCCATGTCGACCGCGACTATCGTTACGGTGGCACCGAGGCGGGCGATGGCTCCAAGATCACCGTCAATCCGGCGAGCGGCACCTCGTTCGACCTCGCCCTTGACGAGCAAGAGGACATCGCGCCCGGCACTTTCTCGGTGCGTCAGTTCCTCAACGCGGGCTACAAGTTGAACGATATCAAGGTCACCGCAAACGGTGCTCCCGTCAAGCTCAATGCCGACGGTTCCTTCGCGGTCAATCTGGGTGACGAGGTTGTGGTCACGCTCAAAAACGTGGACGAGCCCGGTACTCTCAAATGGTCGCGCTTTGATAAGGACGGCAAGACGCTGCTTTCCGGTTCGAAGTGGCGGCTCAACGGCCCTGACGGCCAGACGCTTGACGTCGAGGATTGCACCGCCGAGGTTTGCACCGGCCTTGACCAAGATCCGACCCCTGGCGAGTTCAGCGTCACCGGCCTCAAGTGGGGCGATTGGACCATCACTGAGACGGTCGCCCCGGCCGGCCACGAGCTCTCCAAGCCGCTTCCGTTGACCTTGAACCCCGCGGAAGGCAAGTACGGTTTGCTCAAGACGGGTGTATTCCAGGACGGCAAGTCCGCCGACGTCACCCCGGGTGCCAAGCCCGTTTCTGAAGATGGTGCGAAGCCCGCTCCTGGGGACAACGCCAAGCCCGCTCCTGGGGACGGTGCGAAACCTGCCCCTGGGGACGGTGTCAAGCCGAAGCAGAACGCTAAGAAATCGGGGCCGCAGCTTTCCGATACCGGTTCCGATATCGCGGTCGTTGTGATGATTGCTTTCGCGACGTTGGCGCTTGGGTTCGTAATCGCAACCGGCACGGCCAAGGCTTTGCGCCGTCGCGAGGAGTGA